A DNA window from Halomonas zincidurans B6 contains the following coding sequences:
- the tolQ gene encoding protein TolQ — MNESLSIPSLVMNASLMVQLVMLLLTMASIASWVVIFQRSFVLRRAHKAHHSFEDRFWSGVDLNELYRETPAEQDVFGAEHIFRSGFREFNRLLPKTRSNQAILDGVQRAMRVAWSREEERLNQHLTFLATVASSSPYIGLFGTVWGIMGSFMSLSMAQQATLSTVAPWIAEALIATAMGLFAAIPAVIFYNRLSAQSNRLLGQYEDFAEEFHSILHRNLQGRGDREAA, encoded by the coding sequence GTGAACGAATCCCTGTCCATTCCCTCCCTGGTCATGAACGCGAGCCTGATGGTGCAACTGGTGATGCTGTTGCTGACCATGGCTTCCATCGCCTCCTGGGTGGTGATCTTCCAGCGCAGTTTCGTGCTGCGCCGGGCGCACAAGGCGCATCACAGCTTCGAGGATCGTTTCTGGTCGGGAGTCGATCTCAACGAACTCTACCGCGAGACGCCGGCCGAGCAGGACGTGTTCGGCGCCGAGCACATCTTTCGTTCGGGCTTTCGCGAGTTCAACCGGCTGTTGCCCAAGACCCGCAGCAACCAGGCGATCCTCGACGGCGTGCAGCGTGCCATGCGCGTGGCCTGGTCCCGCGAGGAAGAGCGTCTCAACCAGCACCTGACCTTCCTTGCCACGGTCGCTTCGTCGAGCCCTTACATCGGCTTGTTCGGCACCGTCTGGGGCATCATGGGCTCGTTCATGAGCCTCTCCATGGCCCAGCAGGCGACCCTGTCGACCGTCGCGCCGTGGATCGCCGAGGCGCTCATAGCCACCGCCATGGGGCTATTCGCGGCTATTCCCGCGGTGATCTTCTATAACCGGCTGTCCGCGCAGTCCAACCGCCTGCTCGGCCAGTACGAGGATTTCGCCGAGGAGTTCCACTCCATTCTGCACCGCAACCTGCAAGGGCGCGGTGATCGGGAAGCAGCCTGA
- the tolR gene encoding protein TolR, with amino-acid sequence MHGPFNRGPHRKPMGEINVVPFIDVMLVLLVIFMITAPMMTQGVQVELPKVASEPIDTPEDSEPLIASINSDGDYFLSIGDGETPLSLDEISNKVIAVLQRKPQTPVMVKGDRNVPYGQVVTLMSTLQVAGVPNVGLISDPPSRQQ; translated from the coding sequence ATGCATGGCCCCTTCAACCGTGGCCCTCATCGCAAGCCGATGGGCGAGATCAACGTCGTGCCGTTCATCGACGTCATGCTGGTATTGCTGGTGATTTTCATGATCACCGCGCCGATGATGACCCAGGGCGTTCAGGTTGAATTGCCCAAGGTCGCTTCCGAGCCCATCGACACGCCCGAGGACAGCGAGCCGTTGATCGCCTCGATCAACAGTGATGGCGACTACTTTCTCTCCATCGGCGACGGCGAGACGCCGCTGAGCCTCGACGAGATCAGCAACAAGGTCATCGCGGTGCTGCAGCGCAAGCCGCAGACGCCGGTGATGGTCAAGGGCGATCGCAATGTGCCCTATGGCCAGGTCGTGACCCTGATGAGTACCCTGCAGGTCGCGGGCGTGCCCAACGTCGGCTTGATTTCCGACCCGCCTTCCCGGCAGCAGTGA
- the tolA gene encoding cell envelope integrity protein TolA: protein MAKQERRVGYGLPVVLAVGLHVGIVLLSVLRWPVSEPEQTSSAIVQATLVSAETATDRAQRAKAAQARAAERQTEEQQQEPAPAQQQAQQQAEQQRQAEAQARKRREAEQQALQEARRQAEQEAQRRADQAEQQAAERKAQAEAEEQRKAEEARKQAAAEKQRKAEEARKQAAAEKQRKAEEARKQAAAEKQRKAEEARKQAAAEKQRKAEEARKQAEAAQRASEQALASSIAGEEQAIANARQAAQAANGFKNLVKRAVEQAWIIPPGATNQMRAVVSLKLLPTGELVNASIRSSSGNASFDRSVLQAVERAAPFREMRELPAAAQRQFREFNLDFNPKDMRR, encoded by the coding sequence ATGGCGAAACAGGAAAGGCGGGTCGGCTACGGGCTCCCCGTGGTGCTGGCGGTAGGCCTGCACGTCGGTATAGTGCTATTGAGCGTGCTACGCTGGCCGGTCAGCGAGCCCGAACAAACGTCCTCGGCGATCGTCCAAGCGACGCTGGTGAGCGCTGAAACGGCGACCGACCGGGCGCAGCGGGCCAAGGCAGCCCAGGCACGCGCTGCCGAGCGTCAGACCGAAGAGCAGCAGCAGGAGCCAGCGCCGGCCCAGCAGCAAGCGCAACAGCAGGCCGAACAGCAACGCCAGGCCGAAGCGCAGGCGCGAAAGCGGCGTGAGGCCGAGCAGCAGGCATTGCAGGAAGCCCGAAGACAGGCTGAACAGGAAGCTCAGCGGCGCGCCGATCAAGCCGAACAGCAAGCGGCCGAGCGCAAGGCGCAGGCCGAGGCCGAGGAGCAGCGCAAGGCCGAGGAGGCCCGCAAGCAGGCCGCGGCCGAGAAGCAGCGCAAGGCTGAAGAGGCCCGCAAGCAGGCCGCGGCCGAGAAGCAGCGCAAGGCTGAAGAGGCCCGCAAGCAGGCCGCGGCCGAGAAGCAGCGCAAGGCTGAAGAGGCCCGCAAGCAGGCCGCGGCCGAGAAGCAGCGCAAGGCCGAGGAGGCCCGCAAGCAGGCCGAGGCCGCTCAGCGTGCCTCGGAACAGGCCCTGGCGAGTTCGATAGCCGGCGAAGAGCAGGCCATCGCCAATGCCAGACAGGCGGCCCAAGCGGCGAACGGTTTCAAGAACCTGGTCAAGCGGGCGGTCGAGCAGGCCTGGATCATTCCGCCCGGGGCCACCAATCAGATGCGTGCCGTGGTCAGCCTCAAGTTGCTGCCGACCGGTGAGCTGGTCAATGCTTCGATTCGCAGCAGCAGTGGCAACGCCAGCTTTGATCGCTCGGTCCTTCAGGCCGTCGAACGCGCCGCGCCGTTCCGTGAAATGCGCGAGCTGCCAGCCGCCGCGCAGCGGCAATTTCGTGAATTCAACCTGGATTTCAATCCCAAGGATATGCGCCGATGA
- the tolB gene encoding Tol-Pal system beta propeller repeat protein TolB, whose amino-acid sequence MKRLAPFLLSWLMLLFSNLASAELTIEITKGSDEAIPIAVVPFAGQQLPEDIAQIVSDDLKRSGQFDPLSRSTLIASPTASDEVRYRDWRAVDSNYLVVGQVSQTDQGYRIQFELMDIYGERRMLGEAVNVSANQLRSGAHYISDKVYEAITGVRGAFSTRIAYVTAQGAADNRRFALNVADADGRNSQQILTSREPIMSPAWSPDGNKLAYVSFESGNSAIYIQNLATSQRVQVTAFSGINSAPAWSPDGRKLAMSLSKDGQPEIYVMDIGSRSFQRLTRNEAIDTEPSWAPDGNSLVFTSDRSGGPQLYSYSLGSGQSQRLTFTGNYNSRGRYSPDGETLFMIHRGNKGFSVAKQDLSNDRLTILSDSQWAESPSVAPNGSMVIFATQQGNSGVLSVVSADGNASYRLPSAEGDVREPAWSPFLN is encoded by the coding sequence ATGAAACGACTAGCTCCGTTCCTGCTCAGCTGGCTGATGCTGCTGTTCAGCAACCTGGCCAGCGCGGAACTGACCATCGAGATCACCAAGGGCAGTGATGAGGCGATTCCCATCGCCGTCGTGCCCTTCGCTGGGCAGCAGTTGCCCGAAGACATCGCTCAGATCGTCAGCGACGACCTGAAACGCAGCGGTCAGTTCGATCCGTTATCGCGCAGCACGCTGATCGCCTCGCCGACCGCCAGCGATGAAGTTCGCTATCGCGACTGGCGTGCCGTCGACAGTAACTACCTGGTGGTCGGTCAGGTCAGCCAGACCGATCAGGGCTATCGTATCCAGTTCGAGCTGATGGACATCTACGGCGAGCGGCGCATGCTCGGCGAGGCCGTCAACGTCAGTGCCAACCAGTTGCGTTCCGGCGCACATTACATCAGTGACAAGGTTTACGAGGCGATCACCGGGGTGCGTGGCGCATTCTCGACGCGCATCGCCTACGTTACCGCCCAGGGTGCCGCCGACAATCGTCGTTTCGCGCTGAACGTCGCGGATGCAGACGGTCGCAACAGCCAGCAGATTCTGACCTCGCGTGAGCCGATCATGTCGCCGGCCTGGTCGCCGGATGGCAACAAGCTCGCCTACGTATCCTTCGAATCGGGCAACTCGGCGATCTACATCCAAAATCTGGCGACCAGCCAACGCGTCCAGGTCACCGCGTTTTCGGGTATCAACAGCGCGCCGGCGTGGTCGCCGGATGGCCGCAAGTTGGCAATGTCGTTATCCAAGGATGGCCAGCCGGAAATCTATGTCATGGACATCGGCTCGCGCAGTTTCCAGCGTCTGACCCGCAATGAGGCGATCGATACCGAGCCGTCCTGGGCGCCGGACGGCAACAGTCTGGTATTCACATCGGATCGCAGTGGTGGCCCGCAGCTGTACAGCTACTCGCTGGGGAGTGGCCAAAGTCAGCGACTGACCTTTACCGGTAATTACAATTCACGCGGGCGCTACTCGCCGGATGGCGAAACTCTGTTTATGATCCATCGTGGCAACAAGGGCTTCAGCGTTGCCAAGCAGGATCTGAGCAACGATCGACTGACGATACTGAGCGACTCGCAGTGGGCCGAGTCACCCAGTGTTGCGCCGAACGGGAGCATGGTAATCTTCGCCACCCAGCAGGGGAACAGCGGGGTGCTGAGCGTGGTGTCGGCCGATGGCAATGCCTCGTACCGCCTGCCCTCAGCCGAAGGCGATGTGCGGGAGCCCGCGTGGTCGCCGTTCTTGAACTAA
- the pal gene encoding peptidoglycan-associated lipoprotein Pal, producing MKFKSYAKSLAVAASLAVMAGCASTGGTGDGSMDGTTPGGQGQSGVTTGQGISGGQPSGSQVGAGQRAAIPDVRTIYFDYDKDTIRPEFESVLNEHAEYLRNNPNVQVVLQGYTDERGTREYNLGLGERRAQSVERYLSVQGVSSSQIDVVSYGEERPAVEGHSEQAYAKNRRVVIAY from the coding sequence ATGAAGTTTAAATCGTACGCCAAGAGCCTGGCCGTCGCTGCGTCCCTCGCTGTCATGGCTGGCTGTGCCAGCACGGGCGGCACTGGGGACGGCAGCATGGATGGCACCACGCCCGGCGGCCAGGGGCAGAGCGGCGTGACCACCGGTCAGGGCATTTCCGGCGGACAGCCCAGCGGTTCACAGGTAGGTGCCGGCCAGCGCGCGGCGATACCCGATGTGCGCACCATCTATTTCGACTACGACAAGGACACCATTCGCCCCGAGTTCGAGTCCGTACTCAATGAACATGCTGAGTATCTGCGCAACAACCCCAATGTCCAAGTCGTCCTGCAGGGCTACACCGACGAGCGCGGCACCCGTGAGTACAACCTGGGCCTGGGCGAGCGTCGTGCGCAGTCGGTTGAGCGTTACCTGAGCGTTCAAGGCGTATCGTCATCGCAGATTGATGTCGTCAGCTACGGTGAAGAGCGCCCGGCCGTGGAAGGCCACTCCGAACAGGCCTACGCGAAGAATCGTCGCGTGGTCATCGCTTACTAA
- the ybgF gene encoding tol-pal system protein YbgF, producing MKHSLKGLCGAGALVLPLSVWAAPVVEDLSANQQNNLYQQTQARPEASGNLLLFNQLQDNQRQIKELRGQIEELRYQLEQQKTLAQERYLELEQRINGLAAAPGADNAAQGDGAASSAEPGDDGDPAAMAAGQEDRQAYRAAFQKVQDRDFDAALTAFETFVKNYPDSPLRANGYYWLGELYSARSELEPAAQAFTTVIEDYPQSNKLPDALYKLGLLKARQGQPDASKQLLNRVQQEYPDSNAASMAGDFLNQSGL from the coding sequence ATGAAACACAGTCTGAAAGGACTGTGCGGCGCGGGGGCTCTGGTGCTCCCGCTGTCCGTATGGGCCGCTCCCGTGGTCGAAGATCTCTCGGCCAATCAGCAGAACAACCTTTACCAGCAGACCCAGGCTCGTCCTGAGGCTAGTGGAAACTTGCTCCTGTTCAACCAGTTGCAAGACAATCAGCGTCAGATTAAAGAATTGCGCGGGCAGATTGAAGAGTTGCGCTACCAGCTCGAGCAGCAGAAGACCCTGGCGCAGGAACGCTATCTGGAGCTGGAACAACGTATCAATGGTCTTGCCGCCGCGCCTGGCGCTGACAATGCCGCCCAGGGCGACGGGGCCGCCAGCTCGGCCGAGCCGGGCGACGATGGCGATCCGGCGGCCATGGCCGCTGGCCAGGAAGATCGCCAGGCGTACCGTGCAGCTTTCCAGAAGGTTCAGGATCGCGATTTCGATGCCGCGCTCACCGCGTTCGAGACCTTCGTCAAGAACTATCCCGATTCGCCACTGCGCGCCAACGGCTATTATTGGCTGGGAGAGCTCTACTCGGCACGTTCCGAGCTGGAGCCGGCAGCCCAGGCGTTCACGACCGTGATCGAGGACTACCCGCAAAGCAACAAGCTCCCCGATGCGCTCTACAAGCTCGGGCTGCTCAAGGCGCGCCAGGGCCAGCCGGATGCCAGCAAGCAACTGCTGAATCGGGTCCAGCAGGAGTATCCGGATAGCAATGCGGCCAGCATGGCCGGCGATTTCCTCAACCAGTCCGGGCTGTGA
- a CDS encoding YciK family oxidoreductase yields MSCKIDYQAPAELLAGRVVLVTGAGEGIGRAAAKCYARHGATVILLGRTTAKLETVYDEIEAEGGPQPAIFPLNFEGATLKDYQDMAATLGKEFACLDGILHNAGLLGRITPFEQYDPALWEQVMQVNINGPVWMTQALLPLLKASAAASVIFTSSSVGRKGRAFWGAYAVSKFATEGVVQVLADELESLSSVRVNSLNPGATRTRMRQAAFPGEDPATLRSAEEIMPTYLWLMGDDSQGHTGERFDAQPARN; encoded by the coding sequence ATGAGTTGCAAGATCGATTACCAGGCTCCCGCGGAGCTGTTGGCGGGGCGGGTGGTCCTGGTAACCGGCGCTGGTGAAGGCATTGGCCGCGCCGCTGCCAAGTGCTATGCCCGCCATGGCGCCACGGTGATATTGCTGGGCCGCACGACCGCCAAGCTCGAGACCGTCTACGATGAGATCGAAGCCGAAGGCGGACCCCAGCCGGCGATTTTCCCGCTCAATTTCGAGGGCGCCACGCTCAAGGATTATCAGGACATGGCGGCCACGCTGGGCAAGGAGTTCGCTTGCCTGGACGGCATTCTGCACAATGCCGGCCTGCTGGGACGGATCACGCCGTTCGAACAGTACGATCCCGCGCTGTGGGAACAGGTCATGCAGGTCAATATCAACGGACCTGTCTGGATGACCCAGGCGTTGCTGCCGCTGCTCAAGGCATCCGCAGCCGCCTCGGTGATCTTCACGTCGTCCAGCGTAGGCCGCAAGGGGCGAGCGTTCTGGGGCGCCTATGCGGTCTCCAAGTTCGCTACCGAGGGGGTCGTCCAAGTGCTCGCCGACGAGCTGGAGAGCCTTTCTTCGGTGCGCGTCAACAGTCTCAACCCCGGCGCCACGCGGACGCGGATGCGCCAGGCCGCCTTTCCCGGCGAAGACCCGGCGACGCTGCGCAGCGCCGAGGAGATCATGCCGACCTATCTATGGCTGATGGGCGACGACAGTCAGGGCCATACCGGCGAGCGCTTCGACGCCCAGCCGGCACGCAACTAG
- a CDS encoding HAD-IA family hydrolase produces the protein MSHAPLGLLFDLDGTLVDTAPDLARATNALRAHHGLDALPFEVIRAQVSNGGSALVTLALGLEATHPEHATARAFLLDSYARDVAAESRLFPGLEPLLATWSQPPRAWGIVTNKPRAYAAPLIEALGLTPGALLCVDDLPVRKPAPEPLWAAAQRLGLSAEQCWYIGDHVRDMQAAQAAGMVAIAVGYGYIDEAEDRHSWRADRWFEHPQELTAALIDLVGSPR, from the coding sequence GTGAGCCATGCGCCGCTTGGCCTGCTGTTCGATCTTGACGGCACGCTGGTCGACACCGCGCCGGATCTGGCCCGTGCGACCAATGCCCTGCGCGCGCACCACGGTCTCGACGCGCTGCCCTTCGAGGTCATCCGCGCCCAGGTTTCCAACGGCGGTAGCGCGCTGGTGACGCTGGCGCTGGGGCTCGAGGCCACGCACCCCGAACACGCCACGGCACGCGCTTTCCTGCTCGACAGCTACGCCCGCGACGTTGCCGCCGAGAGCCGGCTGTTCCCGGGGCTGGAGCCGTTGTTGGCAACCTGGTCGCAACCGCCGCGGGCCTGGGGCATCGTCACCAACAAGCCGCGTGCGTATGCCGCGCCGCTGATCGAGGCGCTGGGCCTCACGCCGGGGGCATTGCTGTGCGTCGATGACCTGCCGGTGAGAAAGCCCGCTCCGGAGCCGCTGTGGGCGGCGGCTCAGCGCCTGGGGCTGAGTGCCGAGCAGTGTTGGTACATCGGCGATCATGTTCGCGACATGCAGGCCGCCCAGGCCGCCGGCATGGTCGCGATCGCGGTCGGCTATGGCTATATCGACGAAGCCGAGGATCGGCACAGCTGGCGGGCGGATCGCTGGTTCGAGCACCCTCAGGAGCTTACCGCCGCACTGATCGATCTGGTCGGTTCGCCTCGCTGA
- the ubiG gene encoding bifunctional 2-polyprenyl-6-hydroxyphenol methylase/3-demethylubiquinol 3-O-methyltransferase UbiG, whose protein sequence is MNPAARDTQRGNVDPSEIAKFEALASRWWDPDSEFKPLHEINPLRLDFIDARAGLAGKRVLDVGCGGGILSEAMAHRGAKVTGIDLGATPLEVARLHQQESGVTLDYRQVSAEEMADEQPGEFDVVTCLEMLEHVPDPAAVVRACATLVRPGGHVFFSTINRNPKAYALAIIGAEYVLSLLPRGTHDYRKFIRPSELSTWCRATGLRVREQSGLTYNPLTRTYRLAPRDVSVNYMMHCSMEAP, encoded by the coding sequence ATGAACCCGGCAGCACGCGATACCCAGCGCGGCAACGTCGACCCCAGCGAGATCGCCAAGTTCGAGGCCCTGGCGAGTCGCTGGTGGGACCCTGACAGCGAATTCAAGCCGCTTCACGAGATCAACCCGCTGCGTCTGGATTTCATCGACGCCCGTGCCGGGCTCGCCGGCAAGCGCGTGCTCGACGTCGGCTGCGGCGGCGGCATCCTGAGTGAAGCCATGGCCCACCGCGGCGCCAAGGTGACCGGCATCGACCTGGGCGCGACGCCGCTGGAAGTCGCCCGCCTGCATCAGCAGGAGAGCGGCGTGACGCTCGACTATCGCCAGGTCAGCGCCGAAGAGATGGCCGACGAGCAACCCGGCGAATTCGACGTCGTCACCTGCCTGGAAATGCTCGAACACGTCCCCGATCCCGCCGCGGTGGTGCGCGCCTGCGCAACGCTGGTACGCCCCGGCGGCCATGTGTTCTTCTCGACCATCAACCGCAACCCCAAGGCCTATGCCTTGGCCATCATCGGCGCGGAATACGTGCTCAGCCTGCTGCCGCGCGGCACCCACGATTATCGCAAGTTCATTCGCCCCTCGGAGCTTTCCACCTGGTGCCGGGCCACTGGCCTGCGCGTGCGCGAACAGAGCGGGCTGACTTACAACCCGCTGACCCGCACCTACCGCCTGGCGCCGCGCGATGTCTCGGTCAACTACATGATGCATTGCTCGATGGAGGCGCCGTGA